A region of Fimbriimonadaceae bacterium DNA encodes the following proteins:
- the prfB gene encoding Peptide chain release factor 2: MKRCPPPVGGWTLSEVIFDLPTLQRQIAELEAASENPDLWNDPTAANKSFRRLSVLRDIAQPFLALRKTERDIAELYEMLRAEPDPDLEAEADAMAIAFIADLDKYEIVTLLSGEHDSRNALVEINAGAGGSEACDWASILFRMYQRWAQIRKYDFELLSETPGDVTGFRNVSFRVAGKNAYGLLKSEHGVHRLVRISPFDANARRHTSFCRVEVLPEIEESEVQINPDELKVETLRAGGAGGQHVNKTESAVRITHIPTGIVVQCQNERSQHKNRASAMSVLLARLAEIQRVADDKAVKGMTGQTGPAEWGRQIRSYVMQPYTMVKDHRTGRETGNIVGVLDGDIEGFIEAFLKQPKDSGDVFVE; this comes from the coding sequence ATGAAGCGCTGTCCTCCGCCCGTGGGCGGTTGGACGCTATCGGAGGTCATCTTTGACCTGCCCACGCTACAACGTCAAATAGCGGAACTGGAAGCGGCATCCGAAAACCCGGATCTTTGGAACGATCCCACGGCCGCAAACAAATCCTTTCGCAGACTCTCTGTGCTTCGAGATATTGCTCAACCCTTCCTGGCACTAAGGAAGACCGAGCGGGATATCGCTGAGCTCTATGAAATGCTCCGGGCCGAGCCCGATCCCGACCTCGAGGCAGAAGCCGACGCCATGGCGATCGCCTTCATCGCCGACCTCGATAAGTACGAGATCGTCACCCTCCTGAGCGGCGAACATGACTCCCGCAACGCCTTGGTTGAGATCAACGCCGGAGCAGGCGGAAGCGAAGCGTGTGATTGGGCCAGCATCCTGTTCCGAATGTATCAACGGTGGGCACAGATTCGGAAGTACGATTTCGAGCTGCTTAGCGAAACGCCGGGAGACGTCACCGGCTTCCGAAACGTCTCCTTCCGGGTCGCGGGGAAGAACGCCTACGGACTCCTGAAATCCGAGCACGGCGTCCACCGGCTGGTCCGAATCTCACCGTTTGATGCCAACGCCCGCCGACACACCTCGTTCTGCCGGGTGGAAGTCCTGCCCGAAATAGAGGAATCCGAAGTCCAGATCAATCCGGATGAGCTGAAAGTCGAAACCCTGCGTGCCGGCGGGGCAGGCGGCCAGCACGTCAACAAGACAGAGAGCGCGGTCCGAATCACCCATATCCCCACCGGGATCGTCGTTCAGTGTCAGAACGAACGAAGCCAGCACAAGAATCGCGCGAGCGCCATGAGTGTCCTCCTCGCCCGCTTGGCCGAAATCCAGCGAGTGGCCGACGACAAGGCCGTAAAAGGCATGACCGGCCAGACCGGGCCCGCCGAATGGGGTCGTCAGATCCGAAGCTACGTCATGCAGCCCTATACGATGGTAAAGGACCACCGGACGGGCAGAGAAACGGGGAACATCGTTGGCGTTCTCGATGGCGACATCGAGGGATTCATCGAGGCCTTTCTGAAGCAGCCCAAAGATTCTGGCGACGTCTTCGTCGAATAG